From the genome of Alkalibaculum bacchi, one region includes:
- a CDS encoding universal stress protein, translating to MKNIAIPIDGSEGSKKAMAKAKEFARVFNSNITLLNVREIPVQEGYYNKIEDYLAFVNEMSEKVLNEGKEFFSDLECNINTVSIEGNAARSIVKYVENNDIDLVIIGSEGLNADGIKRVLIGSVANKVLHRLNKPLLIVK from the coding sequence ATGAAAAATATTGCAATACCCATAGATGGTTCTGAAGGTTCAAAGAAAGCAATGGCAAAAGCAAAAGAGTTTGCAAGGGTTTTCAACTCTAATATTACTCTCTTAAATGTTAGAGAGATTCCTGTGCAAGAGGGATACTATAACAAAATAGAGGATTATTTAGCATTTGTTAACGAAATGTCCGAAAAGGTATTAAATGAAGGCAAGGAGTTCTTTTCTGATTTAGAATGCAATATAAATACAGTATCAATAGAAGGTAATGCAGCTAGGAGCATCGTCAAATATGTTGAGAATAATGATATCGATTTAGTTATTATTGGATCTGAAGGACTTAATGCTGATGGTATTAAAAGAGTTTTAATTGGTAGTGTTGCAAATAAAGTGCTTCATAGACTGAATAAACCTCTATTAATTGTCAAATAA
- a CDS encoding cysteine ABC transporter substrate-binding protein — translation MKKNKLISLAFILILMAGLFVACSQPEEELSSLEKIKENDVIRIGVFGDKPPFGYIDENGENQGYDIYLAKRITKDLLGDESKVEFVVTEAANRVEYLQSGKVDLILANFTVTPERKEAVDFANPYMKVSLGIVSPDGSVITDVEQLEGKKLIVNKGTTAEMYFTQNHPDIELIKYDQNTEAFNALKDGRGDALAHDNTLVFAWVVENEGFTTGITELGNQDYIAPAVQKGDTELLNWVNDELKKLGEENFMHKNYEATLKPVYGDTVDPESVVVEGGIVE, via the coding sequence ATGAAAAAAAACAAATTAATATCTTTAGCATTCATTTTGATCTTAATGGCAGGCTTATTTGTGGCATGTAGCCAACCTGAAGAAGAACTATCATCTCTTGAAAAAATCAAAGAAAATGATGTAATCCGAATAGGAGTCTTTGGAGACAAGCCACCATTTGGATACATTGACGAAAATGGTGAAAATCAAGGATACGATATTTATCTTGCAAAACGTATAACAAAAGATCTACTAGGTGATGAATCAAAAGTTGAATTTGTAGTCACAGAAGCTGCTAACAGAGTTGAATACCTTCAATCTGGAAAAGTAGATCTCATATTGGCTAATTTTACCGTAACTCCTGAAAGAAAAGAAGCTGTTGATTTTGCCAATCCATATATGAAGGTTAGTTTAGGCATCGTATCACCAGATGGTTCTGTAATTACAGATGTAGAGCAATTAGAAGGTAAAAAACTGATTGTCAACAAAGGAACAACAGCAGAAATGTATTTCACTCAAAATCACCCAGATATCGAACTAATAAAATATGATCAAAACACAGAAGCATTTAATGCTTTAAAAGATGGACGTGGGGATGCATTAGCTCATGATAATACATTAGTATTTGCTTGGGTTGTTGAAAATGAAGGTTTCACAACTGGTATTACTGAACTTGGAAACCAAGATTATATCGCACCTGCAGTACAAAAGGGAGATACAGAACTATTAAATTGGGTTAATGATGAGCTTAAAAAATTAGGGGAAGAAAACTTCATGCACAAGAATTATGAAGCTACATTAAAACCTGTATATGGTGATACCGTAGATCCTGAATCTGTAGTTGTTGAAGGTGGGATAGTAGAGTAA
- a CDS encoding universal stress protein, translated as MKTILVTIDGSDYSKRAMLKAKEIARVFDSNIILLNVRNTIIPYLAFEETQKYYHMLKDNSETLLQAAKKHFSDMEDKVELVSLEGDIATEIIDYSENNDIDLVVMGSMGLSAGLIQGFLLGSIANKVVHGIKKPILIVK; from the coding sequence ATGAAAACTATTTTAGTAACTATTGATGGATCAGACTATTCTAAGAGAGCTATGCTAAAGGCAAAAGAAATTGCCAGAGTCTTTGATAGCAATATTATTCTTTTAAATGTTCGAAATACAATTATACCATATCTTGCATTTGAAGAAACTCAAAAATACTATCATATGTTAAAAGATAATTCAGAAACATTACTACAAGCGGCTAAAAAACATTTTTCTGATATGGAGGACAAAGTAGAACTAGTATCTTTAGAAGGCGATATTGCCACTGAGATAATCGATTATAGCGAAAATAATGATATTGATTTAGTAGTAATGGGATCTATGGGTTTAAGTGCTGGATTAATCCAAGGATTTTTATTAGGAAGTATTGCAAATAAAGTAGTTCACGGTATTAAAAAGCCAATATTAATTGTCAAGTAA